The Sorex araneus isolate mSorAra2 chromosome 5, mSorAra2.pri, whole genome shotgun sequence genome has a segment encoding these proteins:
- the LOC129405097 gene encoding elafin-like isoform X2, with product MRNSSFCVLAVLLVLGTLAVQAAVREGENRFKGRPEVKGPGPFQGQYFDQGQGEVYGQDPVKGQDPVKGQDPVKGQDPVKGQDPVKGWNPSLSTKPGSCPVVLIRCAMLNPPNRCEQDAECSGAMKCCEGACGKACMDPR from the exons ATGAGGAACAGCAGCTTCTgcgtcctggcggtgctcctcgTCCTGGGGACACTGGCCGTCCAGGCCGCTGTCAGAGAGG gtgaaaacaggttcaaaggtCGTCCTGAAGTGAAAGGCCCTGGTCCATTCCAAGGTCAATATTTTGACCAAGGTCAAGGTGAGGTCTATGGTCAAGACCCAGTCAAAGGTCAAGACCCAGTCAAAGGTCAAGATCCAGTCAAAGGTCAAGATCCAGTCAAAGGTCAAGATCCAGTCAAAGGGTGGAATCCATCTCTCTCCACTAAGCCTGGCTCCTGCCCCGTGGTTCTGATCCGCTGCGCCATGCTCAACCCACCCAACCGCTGCGAGCAGGATGCTGAGTGCTCGGGAGCCATGAAGTGCTGTGAAGGCGCTTGCGGGAAAGCCTGTATGGACCCAAGGTGa
- the LOC129405097 gene encoding elafin-like isoform X1 — translation MRNSSFCVLAVLLVLGTLAVQAAVREGENRFKGRPEVKGPGPFQGQYFDQGQGEVYGQDPVKGQDPVKGQDPVKGQDPVKGQDPVKGWNPSLSTKPGSCPVVLIRCAMLNPPNRCEQDAECSGAMKCCEGACGKACMDPR, via the exons ATGAGGAACAGCAGCTTCTgcgtcctggcggtgctcctcgTCCTGGGGACACTGGCCGTCCAGGCCGCTGTCAGAGAGG gtgaaaacaggttcaaaggtCGTCCTGAAGTGAAAGGCCCTGGTCCATTCCAAGGTCAATATTTTGACCAAGGTCAAGGTGAGGTCTATGGTCAAGACCCAGTCAAAGGTCAAGACCCAGTCAAAGGTCAAGATCCAGTCAAAGGTCAAGATCCAGTCAAAGGTCAAGATCCAGTCAAAGGGTGGAATCCATCTCTCTCCACTAAGCCTGGCTCCTGCCCCGTGGTTCTGATCCGCTGCGCCATGCTCAACCCACCCAACCGCTGCGAGCAGGATGCTGAGTGCTCGGGAGCCATGAAGTGCTGTGAAGGCGCTTGCGGGAAAGCCTGTATGGACCCAAG GTAG